The following DNA comes from Mesorhizobium sp. B2-1-8.
CGGCACCAACGTCCCCGAGGGCATGGCCTGGGGCTGGCGGGTGGTCTCGAGCGGAGAACCGTTCACGCAAGGGCGGCCGGAAACCGAAAGAGGCAACGACAAGGTGGTGATCGTGCTCACCGACGGCGCCAACACCTATTACACGCCTTCGTCGCTGGGCTACTCGGATCCCGCCAACTCGAAATCGACCTATGCGTCCTACGGCTATCTCAACCCAGGATACAACGGCACCTCGGTTGGCCGCCTGTTCATGGGCACATCGAGCGCCATCGGTCGGTTAGACTATTCGAACGGCAACTACACCAACGCGCTCAACGAGCAGATGGCCACGCTTTGCAACAACGCCAAGGCAGCCAACATCATGGTGATGACGGTGGCGCTCGACCTGTCGACGACCAAGGCCAGCGACAAGCTGGCGATCGATGCGCTGAAATCCTGCTCGTCGGATTCGCGCTTCCGCAAGGATGCGACGGATCCGAGCAAACCGGCGAAGCTGTTCTGGAATGCGACCGGCGCCAGCCTGGCAAACGACTTCAAGGAAATCGGCAACGAACTGTCGAACCTGCGTGTGGTCGGCTAATCAAGAACCGCTCCTCTGGCGTAACGCCTAGGCGGCGCCAAGCTCTTGCAGCCACCTGTCGGGACAGGCACAGATCGGCCGCTCGCGAGATCGCGAATCCATCGCGAGATGCTGGGGAACGAACAATGCCCGACACCGCCAACCATCTCGCCTTCGCGCTGGTCTGCCTCGGTATGGTGCTGACGCCCGGCCCCAACATGATCTACCTGATCTCGCGCTCGCTGTCGCAAGGGCCGAAGGCCGGACTGATCTCGCTTGGCGGCGTTGCGGTCGGCTTCCTGTTCTACGTGCTGTCGGCGGCGTTCGGCATAACCGCGCTGCTGCTCGCCGTGCCATTCGCCTACGACGTGTTGCGCTTTGCCGGCGTGCTCTATCTACTGTGGTTAGCCTGGCAGGCGGTGAAACCCGGCGGACGCTCGCCGTTCCAGGTGCGCGACCTGCCACAGGACCGGCCGCGCAAGCTGTTCGCCATGGGATTGATGACCAATCTGCTCAATCCCAAGGTGGCCGTTCTCTATCTGTCGCTGCTGCCGCAGTTCATCAGCCCCGGCAAGGGCCATGTCCTGTCGCAGCTTCTGGTGCTGGGCGCGACGCAGATCTCGATCAGCCTCAGCGTCAATGCCATCATCGCACTGACGGCCGGCTCGATCGCAACCTTCCTCGCTGGGCGACCGCTATGGCTGGTGATTCAGCGCTGGATGATGGGTACCGTGCTGACGGCGCTGGCGCTGAAGATGGCGACCGACGCGCAGCGCTGATTCGTCACATCGGACGGCGCGGAGGCCGGATTTGGGCCGGCTCGACCACCTTGCGGTAGAGATGCCAGGTCGCGTGGCCGAGGATCGGCATGACGACGGCCAGTCCTGCAAACAGCGGGATAGAGCCGATCACCAGCAGCACCGCGACGATCAGACCCCAGAGCGCCATCTGCAGCGGATTTGTCATGACCGCGCGCGCCGAGGTCTCTATTGCGGAAACGGCGCCGACATCACGATCAAGCAAAAGCGGGAAGGTAACGACCGTGGTCGCCAGCACGACCACCGCGAAGACCAAGCCTGCCGCGTTGCCGAGAAGGATCAGTGTCCAGCCCTTGCTGGTCGTCAGCACATCGCGCAGGAAGGCCCCGATCGAAGCCGGCGGCTCGCCGCCAAAAAGGCTGGTGTAGATTGACTGCGCCGTGAACAGCCACAACAGGAACAGCGCGAACAGCATGATGCCGATGACTGCTATCGAGGGCAGCGCCGACGAGCGGCGCACATCGAGTGCGTGCCGCCAGTTGGTGTTCATGCCGAGCTCGCGCCGGCGGCTGATCTCATAGAGCCCGATCGCCGCGAAGGGGCCGACAAGGGCAAAGCCCGACATCAAGGGATAGACGAGCTGGATGGCGTTGGAGCCGGACGTCCATTGCGTCAGGATCAGGCCGACGATCGGATAAATCAGGCACAGGAACACGTAATGCGACGGCTTGGCCCAGAAGTCCTCTGCGCCAAGCCTGAGCGCGTCCCAGAGGTCTGGCGTGGAAATGCGGCGGACCGCGGGTTGCACATGCATTCCGTGCGCGTCCGCCATGACGTGAAAGCCGGCCATAACCTACCTCCGTTTTTCTCCGGGGGCGGTCACCGCCTAGGGTGGCCGCCCGTAGCTGCCACTTCAAGAACGCTGGCATCATAGCCGATCTTCCCGGGATTGTCGCCGCGTCTCATTATGCTTGCTGGGCGGCCTTCGTTTGGTCCACCACCGAGTTCACTTAGAATCTCTGCATTTTAGTTATTGCTTAAATTACTCGTAGAGACCCAGGGCTTATCACCTGAGCTTTATAAATCTTGGCGAGGGGCGATGTTCGGATTGAAGGGCTTCTGGTCTTCGGAGCGCGGCAATTTTGCCATGGCGACTGCCGTCGCGATGCTGCCGATAATGGCTGTCGTCGCCGGCACCCTCGATCTGACGGGCACGAGCGACGACGCCGCGCAATTGCAGAACTCGCTGGACGCGGCTGGGCTTGCCGTCGGCACCAAGTACCTGCCCAGCATGAGCGCGACCGATGTCCAGGGACTTGGTCTGACATTCTTTGCAGCCAATATGAGCGTCGCCGACCAACAGGAATATTCAGACAGCGTCTCCGCTTTTTCGGCCACCGCCAGCGGCGACTCGAGTGCCTATTACATCTCGCTTTCGTCAGGCATCAACCGTCCGAGCTTCATCAATGGCGCGGCCCCCTGGCCAGCTCGCCGGTCGGCGACGGTCAAGATGCACCCGGGTTCACAGGCCTGCGTGCTGGCGCTCGATCCGCATGCGTCGGCCGCGGTAAGCCTGCAAGGCTCGACCGATGTCGCCATGAGCAACTGCGTGATCGCGGCAAACTCGGACGCGTCCGATGCCGTCAGCAGAGGCGGTTCCGCGCTGGTTTCGGCGGGCTGCGTCTCGACCGTCGGCGGCACTTCCGGGCTTTCACCGCCCAATGCCAATCTCACCTGCGGCGCGCCGCTCGTACATCAATATGCGTCCTTCGACCCCCTAGCGGACATCGTCCCTCCCCCTTACACGTTCTGCATGCAGGTGCCGAACGGAAAAACCTACACGCTATCGCCCGGCACCTATTGCGACAAGACATTGTCGGGAAACATCACTCTCAACCCGGGCGTCTACATCTTGCGCGGCGTCACCTTGAAGCCGGGAGGTAACGGCAGCCTGAGCGGCCAGGGCGTGACCATATTCCTCGTGGAGGGGGCACAGATCTATATAAATGCCAATGAAAAGGTGAACCTTTCCCCCCCAACCAGCGGGCCTTACGCCGGCATCACCATCTACCAGAGCCGCGGGAACACATCGGCCTTGACACTAAATGGCGGCGCAAATTCCGTGATCAGCGGATTCGTCTATGCGCCTGACGCGGCCGTTTCGTTCGCCGGCAACTCGGATATGAGTGGTCAGGGCGACTGCCTGAGGCTTGTTGGCTTGACCGTGCAGATGACAGGCAACTCATCCATCAAGACCGACTGCACGGCCGTATTCGGAAATCGCGATATGTACGCCAGCCGCCTCGTCACGCTTGTGAAATAAGCGGAAAACCGCCATTCGACTTTCAGATTTTCATCACCCTGCCCGGCAAAAGCCATGATCGCGACTATCTCAGGCCGGCATGACCACTTCGAGAATCGATTGCGACCGGATCGCGAACTTGAACAGGCGCACATGGCTCAAGGCGGCTGGCCTCGCGGCCTTGCTCGGGCTTGCCGCCTGCGGCACCGTCTCGGTGCCGACCGGGCAAGGCGGCGGGGTTTCTTCCTCGGCAACCGGCACGCTGGCGGGCCTGCGCACCTCGGCTGGGCTCGGTCCATTGGTCGCCGATACACAGTTGGAGCAAGCGGCACTCCAGCAGGCCGGCTATATGGCGCAGCGTGAAAACATGAGCCACACGACCGGCTGGGGCAAGGATTTCGCCTCGCGGATGAAGGACAATGGCGTACACGGTGCCGCGGCCGAGAACATCGCGGCCGGCCGCTTCGACCAACAGAAGCTGTTCGACATCTGGATGCATTCGCAGGGACACCGGCGCAACATACTCGATCCGGACTTCAGCCGCTTCGGGCTTGCCTATGTCCGTGACGGCCGCGATCCCAACCTGCGCTACTGGTCGCTGGTTCTCGGCAGGTAGCGGAGATATCGCCGGCAGGCAGCGGACATCCCCTGACGAGCAGCCGCTACATCAGTCCATATGGGCGGCGGGCGCGCCGCCGCCGGCCGGACTGGCTTTCGGCTTGCGCAACAGGAACACAAACGGGATGGCGACCAGCGTCATCACCATCAGTATTTTGAAGTCGTCGACGTAGGAGATCATCATCGCCTGGAGATTGACTATGCGATCGACCTGCGACAGCGCCGTCGGATCGCCGCCGGCGGCGGCCGGCGAGACCGCCCAGAGATTGGGATTGAACGGATTGATGAAGGCTGAGAGCTCGGCGTGATTGACCTGCGTGTTACGCACCAGCAGCACCGTCACGACCGATACGCCGATCGATGAGCCAAGATTGCGCACCAGGCTGAACAACGAGGTTGCATCGGTGCGGTAACGGGCGTCGAGCGTGGCGAAGGCAACCGTAGACAGCGGCACGAACACCATTCCCATGCCCAGGCCCTGGATCACACCGGAGCTGAGGATCAGCCAGTTGTCCATCTGCGGGGTGAAGCTGGCCATGGTGTAGAGCGACTGCGCGGTCAGAAGGAAACCGATGACGACGAGGATCCTGGCATCGATCTTGCCCATGATGCGCCCGACGACGAGCATCGAAATCATGGTGCCGACGCCACGCGGCCCGATCACGATGCCGATAGTGACGGTCGGATAGCCGAAGATGGTCGACAGCATCGGCGGCAGCAGCGACATCGAGGCCAGGATCAGCACGCCCATGACGAAGATGAACGCCAGCCCGGTCACGAAATTGCGATCGAGGAAAATCTTCGGATCGATGAAGGGATGTTCCGATGTCACCGTGTGAATGATGAACACCCAGAAGCCGGTGATCGAAAGGCCAAGTTCGATCCAGATCTCGATCGAGGAAAACCAGTCGACCTCGCCACCGCGATCGAGCATCAGCTGGAGAGCGCCGACGCCGAGCGATATCATGGCAAAGCCGAAGAAATCGAAGCTGCGCACCCGCCGGGCAACGGCCGGCAGATAGGCGGCCATGCCAAGGAAGGCGAGGATGCCGACCGGCAGGTTGATGAAGAACACCCAGCGCCAGTTGAAATTCTCGGTCAGCCAGCCGCCAAGCGTGGGGCCGAGGATCGGTCCCAGCATGATGCCGGCGCCCCATATGGCCATTGCCTGGCCATGGCGCTCCTTGGGGTTGATGTCGAGCAGGAAGGTCTGCGACAGCGGCACGATCGCGGCGCCGAACACACCTTGCATCAGCCGGAAGAGCACGATCGTTTCCAGGCTCCACGCCAGGCCGCACAACATCGAGAAGATGGTGAAGCCGACCACCGCCGTCAGGAACAGTTCCTTGCGGCCGAAACGGTCGGCGAGCCAGCCGGTGACAGGCGTCATGATGGCGGCGGCGACGATGTAGGAGGTCAGCACCCAGTTGATGTTATCGGGCGATGCGCCGAGATCGCCGGTCATGGTCGGCAGCGCGACGTTGGCGATCGTGGTGTCGAGCGCCTGCATGATGGTCGCCAGCATTAGCGCGACCGTGATCAGGCCACGATGCGGCACTTCTTTGAACGGTTCGGACGTGCTCATGGCGCAGAACTTCCAGAAGGTAACAGAAACGTGTACACCGGGTTTCCGGGCGGCAAAGCCTTCCGTCGAGAGACCTTCGTCGCGGTGGGACGCGACTATCGATGTGGGGGTTACATCGACTGAAAGTCTCTGACGAGCGGATGCATGCCGCCCGGAAACCAGAGGACCGACGGGTCCGTATCGAAGATTTCAGATCTTGGGCAGCCACGCGGCCCGACCCAAATACTGATCCTACCCACCGCTCCCATCAGACCAATCCTGTAACTCGCCTCCACCCGCCTGGTCCCGGCGGGCTTCCGCTGACTTACTGCGCGGGCTCGCCGGCCGTGGCGTGGCCGAAGATCGACGGCCAGCCACGCGCCACGCCCGTATCGACAGTAACCGAAGCGCTCATGCCGGTACGCAGCGCCATCTTGGCGTCGGCATCGGTCAGTTCCAGGCGTACCGGAATGCGCTGGGTCACCTTGACCCAAT
Coding sequences within:
- a CDS encoding LysE family translocator, which produces MPDTANHLAFALVCLGMVLTPGPNMIYLISRSLSQGPKAGLISLGGVAVGFLFYVLSAAFGITALLLAVPFAYDVLRFAGVLYLLWLAWQAVKPGGRSPFQVRDLPQDRPRKLFAMGLMTNLLNPKVAVLYLSLLPQFISPGKGHVLSQLLVLGATQISISLSVNAIIALTAGSIATFLAGRPLWLVIQRWMMGTVLTALALKMATDAQR
- a CDS encoding DUF2189 domain-containing protein — translated: MAGFHVMADAHGMHVQPAVRRISTPDLWDALRLGAEDFWAKPSHYVFLCLIYPIVGLILTQWTSGSNAIQLVYPLMSGFALVGPFAAIGLYEISRRRELGMNTNWRHALDVRRSSALPSIAVIGIMLFALFLLWLFTAQSIYTSLFGGEPPASIGAFLRDVLTTSKGWTLILLGNAAGLVFAVVVLATTVVTFPLLLDRDVGAVSAIETSARAVMTNPLQMALWGLIVAVLLVIGSIPLFAGLAVVMPILGHATWHLYRKVVEPAQIRPPRRPM
- a CDS encoding TadE/TadG family type IV pilus assembly protein, which gives rise to MFGLKGFWSSERGNFAMATAVAMLPIMAVVAGTLDLTGTSDDAAQLQNSLDAAGLAVGTKYLPSMSATDVQGLGLTFFAANMSVADQQEYSDSVSAFSATASGDSSAYYISLSSGINRPSFINGAAPWPARRSATVKMHPGSQACVLALDPHASAAVSLQGSTDVAMSNCVIAANSDASDAVSRGGSALVSAGCVSTVGGTSGLSPPNANLTCGAPLVHQYASFDPLADIVPPPYTFCMQVPNGKTYTLSPGTYCDKTLSGNITLNPGVYILRGVTLKPGGNGSLSGQGVTIFLVEGAQIYINANEKVNLSPPTSGPYAGITIYQSRGNTSALTLNGGANSVISGFVYAPDAAVSFAGNSDMSGQGDCLRLVGLTVQMTGNSSIKTDCTAVFGNRDMYASRLVTLVK
- a CDS encoding CAP domain-containing protein; its protein translation is MTTSRIDCDRIANLNRRTWLKAAGLAALLGLAACGTVSVPTGQGGGVSSSATGTLAGLRTSAGLGPLVADTQLEQAALQQAGYMAQRENMSHTTGWGKDFASRMKDNGVHGAAAENIAAGRFDQQKLFDIWMHSQGHRRNILDPDFSRFGLAYVRDGRDPNLRYWSLVLGR
- a CDS encoding DHA2 family efflux MFS transporter permease subunit, which gives rise to MSTSEPFKEVPHRGLITVALMLATIMQALDTTIANVALPTMTGDLGASPDNINWVLTSYIVAAAIMTPVTGWLADRFGRKELFLTAVVGFTIFSMLCGLAWSLETIVLFRLMQGVFGAAIVPLSQTFLLDINPKERHGQAMAIWGAGIMLGPILGPTLGGWLTENFNWRWVFFINLPVGILAFLGMAAYLPAVARRVRSFDFFGFAMISLGVGALQLMLDRGGEVDWFSSIEIWIELGLSITGFWVFIIHTVTSEHPFIDPKIFLDRNFVTGLAFIFVMGVLILASMSLLPPMLSTIFGYPTVTIGIVIGPRGVGTMISMLVVGRIMGKIDARILVVIGFLLTAQSLYTMASFTPQMDNWLILSSGVIQGLGMGMVFVPLSTVAFATLDARYRTDATSLFSLVRNLGSSIGVSVVTVLLVRNTQVNHAELSAFINPFNPNLWAVSPAAAGGDPTALSQVDRIVNLQAMMISYVDDFKILMVMTLVAIPFVFLLRKPKASPAGGGAPAAHMD